The bacterium genome window below encodes:
- the pheT gene encoding phenylalanine--tRNA ligase subunit beta, with product MKVTVSWLREFVDFALGVEELSRGLTFLGQEVESVHSERESAEAASLVKLSCDEGFELDDTVLDLEITPNRPDCLSVLGIAREVSLLVDKPLRVRKVKLSEAGRAVEDAAILEVREAEACPRYIGRVITGVTVGESPVWLRRRLLAVGLRPINAVVDLSNYIMLETGQPTHCFDLGKLADKAVVVRFAGKGERIVTLDDEERELYPDVLVIADSKRPVAIAGVMGGLDTAISDSTTSVFLECAHFDPPLIRRTSRRLGLSTESSYRFERGADICALEKVSRLAASQIAKLCGGSVLAGSIESYPVPYRPRCVTFRPERVNRVLGTKIEPHAMEKILLALGFGIGKDADVEQSDQIWVEPPSFRPDVSREEDLVEEIARAYGYDRIPAELPKARLFTGRLNPDVQLMRQVKHSLKSLGLCEVWTLSLMGEGLLDRCRIAQDDPLRAGVRLMNPLSGDQDMLRTFMLPGVLNCASHNARHKELDHWLFGLGNVFIDRGEVTPDEQMHVCIVGCGDPLPFNWARSEGDGSFYHLKGIVERMLEDLHLPSAKIEPHELPFAERGGSFSVSLGSEPVGFLGKLGPDVAESFDLSPECYFAEIDLHIAKDMTLPSREYKRYAAFPAVVLDLAVTLPRGTQDAEAEAIIREVGGELLENVTLFDRYQGEQIPSDRIGLAYSIKYRSRDRTLTVGEAFEQHQKIIDELSRRLGGKLRE from the coding sequence TTGAAGGTTACGGTTTCGTGGCTCCGGGAGTTTGTGGATTTTGCTCTTGGTGTGGAGGAGCTCTCTAGGGGGCTGACCTTTCTCGGTCAAGAGGTTGAGAGCGTGCATTCTGAGCGGGAGTCGGCGGAGGCTGCGTCGCTCGTCAAGCTCTCTTGTGATGAGGGGTTCGAGCTAGATGATACGGTTCTGGACCTCGAGATCACGCCGAACCGTCCGGACTGCCTCAGCGTGCTCGGGATAGCACGAGAGGTCTCGCTTTTGGTTGACAAGCCGCTTCGGGTCAGGAAAGTCAAACTGTCCGAGGCCGGTCGCGCTGTGGAGGATGCAGCGATTCTGGAGGTTCGCGAGGCTGAGGCCTGTCCTCGGTATATAGGCCGTGTGATAACCGGTGTTACAGTCGGGGAGTCGCCAGTTTGGCTGAGGCGGAGGCTCTTAGCGGTAGGGCTACGTCCGATCAACGCAGTTGTTGATCTCTCCAACTACATCATGCTGGAGACGGGGCAACCGACACACTGTTTTGACCTGGGCAAGCTCGCTGACAAGGCCGTGGTGGTTCGATTTGCGGGGAAAGGCGAGCGCATTGTAACTCTGGATGATGAGGAGCGCGAGCTTTATCCTGACGTGCTAGTAATCGCCGATTCAAAAAGGCCGGTGGCGATCGCGGGTGTGATGGGCGGGCTTGACACCGCCATAAGCGATTCTACCACGAGCGTCTTTCTGGAGTGCGCCCACTTCGACCCGCCTTTGATAAGGAGAACCTCGAGGCGGCTCGGGCTCTCAACAGAATCTTCCTACCGTTTTGAGCGTGGGGCGGATATCTGTGCGCTTGAGAAGGTCAGTCGGTTGGCGGCGTCACAGATTGCGAAGCTGTGCGGTGGGAGCGTTTTGGCAGGGTCGATTGAGTCGTATCCGGTGCCTTATCGGCCGAGGTGTGTGACTTTTCGGCCGGAGCGGGTTAATCGTGTTCTTGGGACGAAGATCGAGCCGCATGCGATGGAGAAGATACTTCTTGCGCTCGGATTTGGCATTGGCAAGGATGCTGACGTCGAGCAATCAGACCAGATCTGGGTTGAGCCACCTTCCTTCCGTCCGGATGTTAGCCGGGAGGAGGACCTGGTTGAGGAGATCGCAAGGGCCTACGGATACGACCGGATACCGGCAGAGCTCCCGAAGGCGAGGCTGTTCACTGGGCGGCTGAATCCCGATGTCCAGCTGATGAGGCAGGTCAAGCATTCGCTGAAGAGCTTGGGCCTGTGTGAGGTCTGGACATTGAGCCTCATGGGGGAGGGTCTCCTGGACCGATGCCGCATTGCCCAAGATGATCCCTTAAGAGCCGGGGTGCGGTTGATGAACCCGCTTAGCGGTGATCAGGACATGCTAAGGACATTCATGCTGCCGGGCGTCTTGAACTGCGCCTCGCACAATGCGAGGCATAAGGAGCTTGACCACTGGCTTTTTGGGCTTGGGAATGTATTCATTGATCGAGGCGAGGTGACTCCTGATGAGCAGATGCATGTGTGCATAGTTGGCTGCGGCGACCCCCTGCCGTTCAACTGGGCCCGGAGTGAAGGTGATGGGAGCTTTTATCACCTTAAGGGGATTGTAGAGAGGATGCTCGAGGACCTTCATCTGCCGTCGGCTAAGATCGAGCCGCACGAACTTCCGTTTGCCGAGCGGGGCGGGAGCTTTTCCGTGAGCCTTGGGTCGGAGCCAGTCGGTTTCTTGGGCAAGCTGGGGCCGGATGTTGCCGAATCGTTTGATCTTTCGCCTGAATGTTACTTTGCCGAGATCGATCTTCACATTGCGAAGGACATGACCTTGCCGTCTAGAGAATACAAGCGTTATGCGGCATTCCCTGCGGTGGTTTTGGACCTTGCAGTTACGCTGCCAAGGGGGACACAGGATGCCGAGGCGGAGGCCATAATTCGAGAGGTCGGTGGCGAGTTGCTGGAGAATGTAACGCTGTTCGATCGGTATCAGGGGGAACAGATTCCGTCTGATCGTATCGGCCTTGCCTATTCGATCAAATACCGATCGAGGGACAGGACGCTTACGGTGGGAGAGGCGTTCGAGCAGCACCAGAAGATAATTGACGAGCTGTCGAGGCGCCTCGGCGGCAAGCTGCGTGAGTGA
- a CDS encoding two-component regulator propeller domain-containing protein: MRGRVCFLVALIFTLSVAAAGFAEWINYSQTCDVRHIAVQGSKVWCGTTNGNGAARIDSAGNVAFYTQADGLPSGDITALACDSLTVWFGTDVGLCMFNGEQFETFTRDDSGLLTNSISAIAIDPRTLDKYIGTEIGVSVYDGVNWKSYTPYNSDLASPHVLSLFVDPDTDELFVGTDFGVSVMNISDESWHQYKVQHGLVANRVSSIAKDVDGNYWFGTYQGASRFDGSSWYSYTGTNGRLSSDYVTDIVVSSDGYVWISTDKGLNRIHGSETLVFNVASSGAVGLTTDMGYALGCAASGNVWIGTSGGVLAFDGDEFELHLGDGLGSNYITSIETQGRAAYWFGTRDSGVNRLDSSGMVGYSGLVSDAISDITSHFEAGRWYEWFGGANGMTIFDGTNWWNPGLVMAPFRMAVEFVDPDPEIAGDEYWNKWVCTQDNGVFVIVGALPSTVTNYTVANSGLVSDTVNSVSVDEGHVKWFGTDQGVSILGPGGSWSAISVLDGLPSNNVSAIDFASDGVWFGTDQGVAVRKSDLWTTYQHIAADEPMIEDAFAAMVVENVGGKCIHWFGGQGGLLAFDGDDWTIYKEVNSALLSSDVRDIAIGSAGTKWVCTAGGIASIDSGGSFWVTESTIVGLLSNDVRAVLIDPDDNKWFATGGGVSKFDGAGWTNFDVAGGLCSNDVRDAAIDRVGRVWVGTGNGVCVIDGGAVTLSYNTGNSGIASNDVRAIVIDRNGIKWLATDAGVCKFDGSSWRTYDSSTSVSGLPSDDVLNLYIDSDFNLWAATALGTAKYDYAEWDVFGAEFGPLGHKVSFVGEDCLASAFWFGTEYGLVEYKLGNWHLYSGVGIGSNAVNDLKVDGTGKVWAATDGGVSVFSDGLWATLNRATGGPSHDVVNRVMVDSDDNKWFATEGGGASLYLENHDSGLSEPELAPHSGLPATPKFEGTGTEFEYSVYYFDPDVEFSPLGYSVDAYIYIDGVPYDMSLASGAGYNGRYSFSVVDLAEGSHTYYFYFVKASGNIVKLPASGVFSGPVVDGSPPTSAVYADESLLPYTRYSPFPLHFSAEDLQSGIASVALYVRQPGDDWENTGLSSTKRYGVFEYPTYVSGTFEFCTIAANHAGLVEALPDEAECTVVYDRRAPSSYITAQSYRAHDTPVMRIPYGASDGESGIDYVELWHRHEDDPDFGRFPVATLEQASGLFIYTAEKEGWHYFYTIAVDKAGNRQSVPPTYYHFSVSYDGTPPVSSCSTVEFTGTNFDVNFTADDAQSRVRSVDLYYRLNGGPMFHYDVIRYSAEGAFRFVAPQDGTYEFYTQATDWAGNQEELPAAPDASCKSDITPPTATTSCPEATHNRSVKVTYSVFDETSGVKEVTLWIKFKTGEWLKTAYFSEYREGEFTFDFLQGEGSYQVAALGQDNSGNLTPLTGDSGVSVYYETVPPQSISWCESAGELSPFRVEFSSSDEGSGLKTIFLYYRYNQGDWTESEDQYLGTPAGGSFFFFPIEGGGYYEFYTLAVDRAGNMELPPQYADCSAVLDLAPPESSASAPGTVMLQPILVDFEASDDASGVMSVGLWYSFEDGEYSRFDTIWGNETGTFEFTPDEGVGVYSFYTVATDRVSRKEAVPSQADAIVLYNPAGPALALLEDDHDFGTVLIDKTKAWNMRLVNTGNSPVSVESVATTTQCFEADFRAPVVIGAGEHLDVPITFAPDESGAFQDTVTVQSDDPDAASLVATVSGEGASETPPTIRLASTGSKVSTDDRLIVSGWLDNPGDAKTADVYVAVRLPGSDTLYFYSNWGSSPQAITVNLGEASQLGPVALLDFCVGDGVERGEYVVFGAVVAPETRYEFLSDIAILSIVVE, from the coding sequence ATGCGGGGACGAGTTTGTTTTCTTGTGGCTCTGATTTTCACATTGAGCGTTGCGGCTGCGGGGTTCGCAGAGTGGATAAACTACTCTCAAACTTGTGATGTTCGCCATATAGCTGTTCAAGGCAGCAAAGTGTGGTGTGGGACAACTAATGGCAACGGGGCCGCCCGGATTGATTCGGCCGGCAACGTGGCATTCTATACTCAGGCCGATGGGCTACCTTCCGGAGACATTACTGCTCTGGCGTGCGATAGCCTCACGGTTTGGTTTGGGACGGATGTTGGCCTCTGCATGTTCAACGGCGAGCAGTTTGAGACGTTCACCCGCGATGACAGCGGCCTTTTGACCAACAGCATTAGCGCGATCGCGATCGATCCGCGAACGCTGGACAAATATATTGGCACCGAGATCGGGGTGTCGGTTTACGATGGTGTCAACTGGAAATCCTACACACCCTACAACAGCGACTTAGCTTCGCCTCACGTCTTGTCGCTTTTCGTTGATCCGGATACGGACGAGCTGTTCGTCGGCACTGACTTCGGCGTGAGCGTCATGAACATCAGCGACGAGAGCTGGCACCAATACAAGGTCCAGCACGGACTTGTCGCTAACAGGGTTTCCAGCATTGCCAAGGACGTCGATGGCAATTACTGGTTTGGGACCTATCAGGGCGCAAGCCGCTTCGACGGGAGCAGCTGGTATTCTTACACGGGCACCAATGGTCGCCTGAGCTCTGACTACGTAACGGACATCGTTGTCTCTTCTGATGGCTATGTCTGGATATCGACTGATAAGGGTCTTAACAGGATTCATGGCTCGGAGACTCTAGTATTCAATGTCGCCTCTTCCGGGGCAGTTGGCCTGACGACCGATATGGGCTACGCACTTGGCTGCGCCGCGTCCGGTAACGTTTGGATCGGCACTTCCGGGGGCGTCTTGGCCTTTGATGGTGATGAGTTTGAGTTGCACTTGGGCGACGGACTTGGGAGCAACTACATAACGAGCATTGAGACGCAGGGGAGAGCAGCGTACTGGTTTGGGACCCGGGATTCCGGCGTCAACAGGCTCGATTCGAGCGGAATGGTCGGCTACAGCGGCCTCGTCTCCGATGCCATCTCCGACATCACCTCACACTTCGAGGCAGGCAGATGGTATGAGTGGTTTGGCGGCGCCAATGGCATGACCATCTTTGATGGAACGAACTGGTGGAACCCGGGCCTGGTGATGGCGCCGTTCAGAATGGCGGTTGAGTTCGTTGATCCTGATCCGGAGATTGCGGGCGATGAATACTGGAACAAGTGGGTATGCACTCAGGATAACGGGGTCTTCGTAATCGTGGGCGCGCTGCCCTCGACTGTTACTAACTACACGGTGGCCAACAGCGGGCTGGTATCGGACACAGTGAACTCAGTCTCGGTTGACGAGGGCCATGTCAAGTGGTTTGGGACTGATCAGGGTGTCAGCATACTTGGTCCGGGCGGTTCTTGGTCAGCAATATCTGTGCTTGACGGCTTGCCAAGCAACAACGTCTCCGCTATTGATTTCGCTTCAGATGGCGTGTGGTTTGGAACTGATCAGGGAGTCGCTGTTAGAAAGAGCGACCTATGGACGACCTATCAACACATCGCTGCCGACGAACCAATGATTGAGGACGCCTTCGCCGCGATGGTTGTCGAGAACGTTGGTGGGAAATGTATTCACTGGTTCGGCGGACAAGGCGGCCTTCTGGCGTTCGACGGCGATGATTGGACGATTTACAAGGAGGTCAATTCTGCACTTCTTTCGAGCGACGTTCGGGACATAGCGATCGGTTCTGCGGGAACTAAGTGGGTCTGCACAGCTGGCGGGATTGCGAGCATTGATTCTGGCGGGAGTTTCTGGGTGACGGAGTCAACGATTGTCGGTCTTCTGTCAAATGACGTTCGCGCGGTCCTGATCGACCCTGACGACAACAAATGGTTCGCAACGGGCGGCGGCGTTTCCAAGTTCGACGGCGCCGGCTGGACCAACTTCGATGTTGCCGGCGGTCTTTGCTCGAACGACGTGCGCGACGCTGCAATCGACAGGGTTGGCCGCGTCTGGGTTGGCACGGGGAACGGCGTATGTGTGATTGACGGTGGTGCAGTTACGCTCAGCTATAACACCGGCAATTCGGGGATAGCCAGTAACGATGTTAGAGCTATCGTTATCGACCGGAACGGTATCAAGTGGCTCGCGACCGACGCGGGCGTCTGCAAGTTCGATGGGAGCTCGTGGCGGACTTATGACTCCTCAACGTCAGTGTCTGGCCTGCCGTCGGACGACGTTCTGAACCTCTACATTGATAGCGATTTCAATCTCTGGGCTGCCACTGCGCTCGGGACTGCCAAGTATGACTACGCCGAATGGGACGTGTTTGGGGCAGAGTTCGGGCCGCTTGGTCATAAGGTCAGTTTCGTTGGCGAAGACTGCCTGGCGAGTGCCTTCTGGTTCGGCACGGAATACGGGCTGGTCGAATATAAACTAGGCAACTGGCATCTTTATTCAGGAGTTGGGATCGGCTCCAACGCCGTCAATGATTTGAAGGTTGACGGGACAGGCAAGGTCTGGGCTGCGACCGATGGCGGTGTGTCGGTGTTCAGCGATGGCCTCTGGGCGACGCTCAATCGCGCCACTGGTGGTCCCTCGCATGACGTTGTCAACCGCGTAATGGTTGATTCGGACGACAACAAATGGTTTGCCACGGAGGGTGGCGGCGCGAGCCTCTACCTTGAGAACCATGATTCTGGCCTGTCAGAGCCTGAGCTTGCGCCGCATTCCGGGCTTCCGGCGACCCCGAAGTTCGAGGGCACAGGCACGGAGTTTGAGTACTCTGTCTATTATTTTGATCCCGATGTCGAGTTCTCGCCGCTAGGCTATTCGGTGGACGCATATATATATATTGATGGCGTTCCATACGATATGTCTCTGGCGTCGGGCGCGGGCTATAACGGGAGGTATTCGTTCTCGGTCGTTGATCTTGCTGAGGGCTCGCACACATACTACTTCTACTTCGTGAAGGCGTCCGGCAACATCGTGAAGCTCCCTGCATCTGGCGTGTTTTCGGGCCCAGTCGTTGACGGCTCGCCCCCGACGTCGGCCGTGTATGCTGACGAATCCCTTCTTCCGTACACGAGGTACAGCCCGTTTCCGCTGCATTTCTCGGCCGAGGATTTACAGAGCGGCATTGCGTCGGTTGCACTCTACGTGAGACAGCCGGGGGACGATTGGGAGAACACGGGTCTGTCGTCAACGAAGCGCTACGGCGTCTTTGAATACCCTACCTATGTCTCTGGAACGTTCGAGTTCTGCACTATCGCGGCGAATCATGCTGGCCTTGTCGAAGCGCTTCCGGACGAGGCAGAGTGCACGGTGGTCTATGATCGCCGGGCGCCAAGCTCCTATATAACGGCTCAGTCCTACAGGGCGCACGACACGCCGGTTATGAGAATTCCCTATGGGGCGAGCGACGGCGAGAGCGGGATCGACTATGTTGAGCTGTGGCACCGACATGAGGACGACCCAGATTTCGGGCGATTCCCGGTAGCGACGCTAGAGCAGGCCAGTGGGCTGTTCATCTACACGGCCGAGAAGGAGGGCTGGCATTACTTCTACACCATAGCGGTTGACAAGGCCGGAAACCGGCAGTCTGTTCCTCCCACATATTACCACTTCTCCGTTTCTTATGACGGCACGCCGCCTGTCTCGAGCTGCTCAACAGTCGAGTTTACAGGCACGAACTTCGACGTAAACTTCACTGCGGATGATGCACAGAGTCGGGTCAGAAGTGTTGACCTCTATTATAGGCTGAACGGCGGGCCAATGTTCCATTACGATGTAATACGCTATAGTGCTGAGGGCGCCTTTCGTTTCGTTGCCCCTCAGGATGGCACCTATGAGTTCTACACTCAAGCAACAGACTGGGCTGGTAACCAAGAAGAGCTGCCAGCGGCGCCGGACGCAAGCTGTAAATCCGATATTACCCCTCCAACGGCGACAACAAGCTGTCCAGAGGCAACTCACAATCGCTCTGTTAAAGTGACCTACAGTGTTTTTGACGAGACCTCTGGCGTCAAGGAGGTCACGCTTTGGATTAAGTTCAAAACGGGCGAGTGGCTTAAGACGGCCTACTTCTCCGAGTATCGGGAGGGAGAGTTCACATTCGACTTCCTCCAAGGAGAGGGATCCTATCAGGTCGCGGCTCTCGGCCAGGACAATTCCGGCAACCTTACGCCGCTTACCGGTGATTCGGGAGTTTCAGTCTATTACGAGACAGTGCCGCCTCAATCGATTTCTTGGTGCGAGTCGGCTGGGGAGCTTTCGCCATTCAGGGTTGAGTTCTCATCGAGTGATGAGGGAAGCGGGCTTAAGACCATATTTCTCTATTATCGCTACAACCAGGGCGATTGGACCGAGTCGGAAGACCAATACCTTGGGACCCCCGCGGGCGGCTCGTTCTTCTTCTTCCCGATCGAGGGCGGCGGATACTACGAGTTCTACACGCTTGCAGTTGACAGGGCTGGCAATATGGAGCTTCCGCCTCAGTATGCGGACTGCTCGGCGGTGCTCGACCTCGCTCCGCCGGAATCATCGGCCAGCGCTCCAGGGACGGTGATGTTGCAGCCGATTCTGGTTGATTTCGAGGCGAGTGACGACGCCTCTGGCGTGATGTCCGTTGGGCTTTGGTATTCGTTCGAGGACGGTGAGTATTCTCGCTTTGACACTATTTGGGGCAACGAGACGGGCACTTTTGAGTTCACGCCAGACGAGGGAGTGGGCGTATACTCGTTCTATACTGTTGCGACTGACAGAGTAAGCAGGAAAGAGGCAGTCCCGTCGCAGGCAGACGCTATCGTCCTGTACAATCCTGCTGGGCCGGCTCTTGCGCTCCTTGAGGATGATCACGACTTCGGAACTGTGCTGATCGACAAGACAAAGGCCTGGAATATGCGGCTGGTCAACACCGGCAATTCGCCGGTGAGCGTTGAGAGCGTCGCGACAACAACGCAGTGCTTCGAGGCAGATTTCAGAGCGCCGGTTGTGATCGGTGCAGGCGAACATCTGGATGTCCCGATCACTTTTGCGCCGGACGAGAGCGGCGCCTTCCAGGATACCGTTACGGTCCAAAGCGACGATCCGGACGCCGCGAGCCTCGTTGCTACTGTCAGTGGCGAGGGGGCAAGCGAGACACCGCCCACGATTAGGCTGGCGAGCACTGGCTCAAAGGTCAGCACCGACGACCGTCTGATTGTCTCCGGCTGGCTAGATAACCCCGGCGATGCCAAGACGGCTGACGTCTATGTGGCTGTTCGGCTGCCCGGTTCGGACACGCTCTACTTTTACTCCAACTGGGGGTCGTCTCCACAGGCCATCACGGTCAACTTAGGCGAGGCTTCTCAGCTTGGTCCGGTTGCGCTTCTGGACTTTTGTGTTGGTGATGGCGTTGAGCGTGGCGAGTATGTAGTTTTTGGGGCAGTCGTGGCCCCTGAGACTCGATACGAGTTTCTTTCTGATATTGCCATATTGAGCATAGTTGTAGAATAA